In one Pseudomonas hydrolytica genomic region, the following are encoded:
- a CDS encoding DUF6962 family protein — protein sequence MQYSTAFSDALLALACAVCVVWIGRARGRYGEGDQPALFCALLGFLLPAAAAGVGVIRYGFDPSWQAAHLWLSQASSFLGLPLLGAAALALGRGWVWSRPNWGRIVLGLCAFFELFRQMGYLEDYRLALNLASLALILYAGAVQWPRRAPLLVAGAVVGLFLAAGMAVGTQGFIGPLRRIDLFHGLLTPAYPLLAWLLLHLPGSPGEQAG from the coding sequence ATGCAATACAGCACCGCCTTCAGTGATGCATTGCTGGCCCTGGCCTGCGCCGTCTGCGTCGTATGGATCGGCCGGGCGCGCGGGCGCTACGGCGAGGGCGATCAGCCGGCGCTGTTCTGCGCCCTGCTCGGCTTCCTGCTGCCGGCTGCGGCGGCCGGCGTCGGCGTGATTCGTTACGGCTTCGACCCGAGCTGGCAGGCCGCGCACCTGTGGCTCTCCCAGGCCAGCAGCTTTCTCGGCCTGCCGCTGCTCGGCGCCGCGGCGTTGGCGCTGGGTCGCGGCTGGGTCTGGAGCCGGCCGAACTGGGGGCGCATCGTCCTCGGCCTGTGCGCCTTCTTCGAGCTGTTCCGGCAGATGGGCTATCTGGAGGATTACCGCCTGGCGCTGAACCTGGCCAGCCTGGCGCTGATTCTCTACGCCGGTGCCGTGCAGTGGCCACGGCGCGCACCGCTGCTGGTGGCCGGCGCAGTGGTCGGCCTGTTTCTGGCAGCCGGGATGGCGGTCGGCACCCAGGGGTTCATCGGCCCGCTCAGGCGCATCGACCTGTTTCACGGCCTGCTGACGCCGGCCTATCCGCTGCTGGCCTGGCTGCTGCTGCATCTGCCGGGGAGTCCAGGCGAGCAGGCCGGGTAA